One Mesorhizobium sp. J428 DNA segment encodes these proteins:
- a CDS encoding ABC transporter permease, whose translation MFILSFLVRRLLQGALIIFLVTLLIFTLLRVVPGDPVRMMAGGMAPEALIEQIATEMGLRDPILVQFGRYMGNVIQGDLGQSFVRPASGAATGGSGFADASRSDRAEVLTLIGDTLPMTLQLAALSVFFALVFSLLVGIPGGLAPNRWPDRVAFYISSIFISLPNFWLGIVLALLFSVKLGWLPAIGYQGFAYTILPALVLAVELAPVLIRNLTGSLAAVMQSPFISVGRVRGLGRQRIIYGHALRNASVPLLNLLGIQISGLLGGVLIVEFIFDYPGLGLLTVNAVMQRDFPLIQGIAIVTSAIFVIINIVVDLLATMIDPRLEY comes from the coding sequence ATGTTCATCCTGAGTTTCCTCGTTCGACGTCTGCTCCAGGGCGCGTTGATCATCTTCCTGGTGACGCTGCTCATCTTCACGCTGTTGCGCGTGGTCCCGGGCGATCCGGTGCGCATGATGGCCGGCGGCATGGCGCCCGAGGCGCTGATTGAGCAGATCGCCACCGAGATGGGCCTGCGCGATCCGATCCTCGTGCAGTTCGGCCGCTACATGGGCAACGTGATCCAGGGCGATCTCGGCCAGTCCTTCGTCCGACCGGCAAGCGGCGCGGCAACGGGCGGCTCGGGCTTTGCCGATGCCTCGCGAAGCGACCGTGCCGAGGTATTGACGCTGATCGGCGACACCCTGCCGATGACGCTGCAACTGGCGGCGCTGTCCGTGTTCTTCGCGCTGGTGTTTTCACTGCTGGTCGGGATACCGGGGGGACTGGCGCCCAACCGATGGCCCGACCGCGTCGCGTTCTACATCTCGTCGATCTTCATCTCGCTGCCCAATTTCTGGCTGGGCATCGTGCTGGCGCTGCTGTTCTCGGTGAAGCTCGGCTGGCTCCCGGCGATCGGCTATCAGGGCTTCGCCTATACGATCCTGCCCGCGCTCGTGTTGGCGGTCGAACTGGCCCCGGTGCTCATCCGCAACCTGACCGGATCGCTAGCCGCAGTCATGCAGAGCCCCTTCATTTCGGTCGGCCGCGTGAGAGGGCTGGGGCGCCAGCGCATCATCTACGGCCACGCCCTTCGGAATGCCTCCGTGCCGCTGCTCAATCTGCTGGGCATCCAGATCAGCGGCCTGCTCGGCGGCGTGCTGATCGTCGAGTTCATTTTCGACTATCCCGGCCTTGGCCTGCTCACGGTCAACGCCGTCATGCAGCGCGACTTTCCGCTCATCCAGGGGATCGCGATCGTGACCAGCGCCATCTTCGTCATCATCAATATCGTGGTCGATCTCCTCGCCACCATGATCGATCCGAGACTGGAATACTGA
- a CDS encoding ABC transporter permease — translation MSVAETEIPIAAPSQAAQGRATSVSRRIWRAAFASIEFRIGLVLFVILVAAALFYPTLSGIDPTKMNVAGRLQAPWFAGDKWNWAAPLGTDQIGRDMLVRSLVGLRYSLLIGFSTVVLMLAVGCSIGIVAGYYGGKIDLVLMRITDAQLSIPMIILAITVLGVSRPTIPAIILVLGLSSWPVYARVTRSVVLTERKQEYVRAAQVSGASDFRIMALLLAPLILPPVIFISVLDVARMMIFESILGFIGLGVQPPTPTFGNIIADGRKYLLNAWWIATMPGVFLCLTLTSVNLMGASLERARNRVYGGV, via the coding sequence ATGAGCGTTGCAGAGACTGAAATCCCGATTGCCGCGCCCAGCCAGGCCGCACAGGGCCGGGCCACGTCCGTGTCGCGCCGCATTTGGCGCGCTGCCTTCGCCTCGATCGAGTTCCGCATCGGCCTCGTCCTGTTTGTCATCCTGGTTGCCGCCGCACTCTTCTATCCGACGCTTTCGGGCATCGATCCGACCAAGATGAACGTCGCCGGCCGGCTTCAGGCGCCCTGGTTCGCTGGAGACAAATGGAACTGGGCCGCCCCGTTGGGCACCGATCAGATCGGCCGCGACATGCTGGTGCGCAGTCTCGTCGGCCTGCGCTACTCGCTGCTGATAGGCTTCTCGACCGTTGTGCTGATGCTTGCGGTCGGCTGCTCGATCGGCATTGTCGCCGGCTACTACGGCGGCAAGATCGATCTGGTCCTGATGCGCATCACCGACGCCCAGCTGTCGATCCCGATGATCATCCTTGCCATCACCGTGCTCGGCGTGTCGCGGCCGACCATTCCGGCGATCATCCTGGTGCTCGGCCTGTCGAGTTGGCCCGTCTATGCCCGCGTCACCCGCAGCGTGGTGCTGACCGAGCGCAAGCAGGAATATGTGCGGGCCGCACAGGTCAGCGGCGCCTCCGATTTCCGCATCATGGCACTGCTTCTTGCGCCGCTCATCCTGCCGCCGGTCATCTTCATCTCGGTGCTCGACGTGGCGCGCATGATGATCTTCGAGTCCATCCTTGGCTTCATCGGGCTCGGTGTGCAGCCCCCCACGCCGACATTCGGCAACATCATCGCCGACGGGCGAAAATACCTGCTCAACGCGTGGTGGATCGCCACCATGCCCGGCGTCTTCCTGTGCCTGACGCTGACCAGCGTGAACCTTATGGGTGCTTCGCTGGAGCGTGCCCGAAATCGCGTCTACGGAGGCGTCTGA
- a CDS encoding ABC transporter ATP-binding protein yields the protein MNATPVLSVRDLGVQLRTEDGSRSVISDVSFDLAPRQIVGIIGASGSGKTVLSKALVNWIDPPLAITSGSVTFRNQNILELPAGRMRALRREIAYVGANPMGALDPTLPVGAQIVEKIRATVPELGVAEARQRVIDLLGAVRIPSPGQRFHEYPSQFSGGMMQRALIVDALATNPAFLVADNVTQPLDVTVAAQVMRLMRELTERFDTAVVFVSSSLPILSESADQILVLADGRIVEHQEPKQLAAAPQHRYTAQLISEIPQIWTDKAPRVESTPRNGDPVISIQDATRTYRVRKRGTFASYSDVRAVRNVTFDVFPGESFGIVGESGCGKSTLMRLLSRLESPDSGKVICDGQDIGRLGRAEMLKFRRNFQLVLQDPFNSLPPRTAIGAIIEGPLKVHGMRDAKKRRERVLSVMAEVGLPASLYDELPLGLSAGQRQRVNVARAMVLEPKVLVMDETLSALDQTEQFKLLKLFSELQARHGLTYIFISHDMAMVRRVCNRVAVMYLGEVVEIADNTKLFFDPGHPYTKALLSAIPTLEERRYKPEDCLLEGEPPSPIDLPPGCSFASRCPKAFERCQAESPQLTADGKAGLAACFLVPSYPAKARAAA from the coding sequence ATGAATGCCACTCCCGTACTGTCCGTCCGCGATCTTGGTGTTCAGCTGCGAACCGAAGACGGTAGCCGCTCGGTCATCTCCGACGTGAGTTTCGATCTCGCGCCGCGTCAGATCGTCGGCATCATCGGCGCCAGCGGCTCAGGCAAGACCGTTCTGTCGAAGGCGCTGGTCAACTGGATCGACCCGCCTCTAGCCATCACCTCCGGTTCGGTGACCTTCCGCAACCAGAACATCCTTGAACTGCCAGCGGGGCGCATGCGCGCGCTGCGAAGAGAGATAGCCTATGTTGGCGCCAACCCGATGGGCGCCCTGGATCCGACGCTGCCGGTCGGGGCGCAGATCGTCGAGAAAATCCGCGCAACCGTGCCCGAGCTTGGCGTTGCCGAGGCGCGGCAACGCGTCATCGACCTGCTTGGTGCAGTGCGCATTCCCTCGCCCGGGCAGCGTTTCCATGAATATCCGTCGCAGTTCAGCGGCGGCATGATGCAACGCGCGCTGATCGTCGATGCGCTTGCCACCAACCCTGCCTTCCTGGTCGCCGACAATGTCACACAGCCCCTGGACGTGACGGTCGCCGCGCAGGTTATGCGCCTGATGCGCGAACTGACCGAGCGCTTCGACACGGCGGTCGTCTTCGTGTCTTCGTCGCTGCCGATCCTCAGCGAATCCGCGGACCAGATCCTGGTCCTGGCCGACGGACGCATCGTCGAGCATCAGGAGCCGAAGCAGCTCGCGGCGGCGCCGCAGCATCGCTACACGGCGCAGCTGATTTCCGAGATACCGCAGATCTGGACGGACAAGGCGCCCAGGGTCGAGAGTACGCCGCGAAACGGCGATCCCGTGATCAGTATTCAGGACGCGACACGGACCTACCGCGTGCGCAAGCGCGGCACCTTTGCCAGCTACAGCGACGTGCGCGCGGTGCGTAACGTCACCTTCGACGTATTCCCGGGCGAGAGCTTCGGCATCGTCGGCGAATCCGGATGCGGAAAGTCCACGCTGATGCGCCTGCTCAGCCGGCTGGAGTCGCCGGACAGCGGCAAGGTGATCTGCGACGGGCAGGATATCGGGCGCCTCGGGCGTGCCGAGATGCTGAAGTTCCGCCGCAACTTCCAGCTTGTCCTCCAGGACCCGTTCAACTCGCTGCCGCCGCGCACCGCGATCGGCGCGATCATCGAAGGGCCGCTGAAGGTGCATGGGATGCGCGATGCGAAGAAGCGGCGCGAAAGGGTGTTGAGCGTCATGGCCGAAGTCGGCCTGCCGGCCTCGCTTTACGATGAGTTGCCGCTGGGTCTGAGCGCCGGCCAGCGCCAGCGCGTCAATGTCGCCCGCGCGATGGTGCTGGAACCGAAGGTCCTCGTCATGGACGAAACCCTTTCGGCTCTCGATCAGACGGAGCAGTTCAAGCTGCTCAAGCTGTTTTCCGAGCTGCAGGCCAGACACGGCCTTACCTACATCTTCATCTCTCACGACATGGCCATGGTGCGCCGGGTCTGCAACCGCGTTGCGGTCATGTATCTCGGCGAGGTGGTCGAGATAGCCGACAACACCAAGCTGTTCTTCGACCCGGGTCATCCCTACACGAAGGCGCTCCTGAGCGCGATCCCGACGCTGGAGGAGCGCCGCTACAAGCCCGAGGACTGCCTGCTTGAGGGCGAGCCGCCAAGCCCGATCGACCTGCCGCCGGGCTGCAGCTTTGCCAGCCGGTGCCCAAAGGCGTTCGAACGCTGCCAGGCCGAGAGCCCGCAATTGACGGCCGACGGCAAGGCCGGACTGGCCGCGTGCTTTCTCGTGCCCAGCTATCCCGCCAAGGCAAGAGCAGCCGCTTGA
- a CDS encoding DeoR/GlpR family DNA-binding transcription regulator — protein sequence MIEAEERLDHMRALLDRHGRVHVSDLATHFHVSKETVRRDLKQLELAGEARCVYGGAVKPTRDGDEPIADRMRVNGREKARIGAEAAKLLRRDIKIFVDAGTTTLAFARHLKDWPDIAVYTNSLDIVELLCGFGARNVTAVGGQVSPRYRAFMGSDPLLFVANHLFDIAFVSIVAVDYELGFMDLGADEAHLRRQLRKHSRQCVMLADSSKFGRQGSIRTYDLADVDVLVTDAPVRPDFAAKLDKANVKVHYA from the coding sequence ATGATCGAGGCGGAGGAACGTCTAGACCATATGCGCGCGCTGCTGGACCGGCATGGCCGTGTGCATGTAAGCGATCTGGCGACCCACTTCCATGTGAGCAAGGAAACGGTTCGGCGCGACTTGAAGCAACTCGAACTCGCCGGCGAGGCGCGCTGCGTCTACGGCGGTGCGGTGAAGCCGACGCGCGACGGTGACGAGCCGATCGCCGACCGGATGCGCGTCAACGGGCGGGAAAAGGCCCGGATCGGTGCCGAGGCTGCCAAGCTTCTGCGGCGTGACATCAAGATATTCGTCGATGCCGGCACGACGACGCTGGCATTCGCCCGTCATTTGAAGGACTGGCCCGACATTGCCGTCTACACCAACTCGCTCGATATCGTGGAACTGCTCTGCGGCTTCGGGGCGCGGAACGTCACGGCGGTCGGCGGTCAGGTGTCGCCGCGTTACAGGGCGTTCATGGGGTCCGACCCACTGCTTTTCGTGGCGAACCATCTCTTCGACATCGCCTTCGTCAGCATCGTCGCGGTCGACTACGAACTCGGCTTCATGGACCTCGGCGCCGATGAAGCCCACCTGCGGCGCCAGCTGCGCAAGCATTCGCGCCAGTGCGTCATGCTGGCGGACAGCAGCAAGTTCGGACGGCAGGGTTCGATCCGAACCTACGACCTCGCCGATGTCGACGTGCTGGTCACCGATGCGCCGGTCCGACCCGACTTCGCCGCCAAACTCGATAAGGCCAACGTGAAGGTGCATTATGCTTGA
- a CDS encoding Zn-dependent hydrolase, producing MLESVRKTAARPVVDGEAHNRLMQEVSAFGGGPDGAMTRLTLSKEDGQARDWLAEWMRKAGLRVEVDAIGNMYGFLDWAGPDAPAIMTGSHIDSQPNGGRFDGAYGVIAACSAVEAIQKAVAETGVRPKANFIIVNWTNEEGARFQPSLLGSGVNSGEHTLEFALSRKDGNGVSVAEALRAIGYDGSYGKVIPDALIELHIEGGPTLEKSGKRFAAIDRYWGATKYRVAFVGRQAHTGPTPMAERRDALLGAAYLIADIRAIADEAGVELHTSVGRLEVYPNSPNVVPAEAVLSIELRSADPQILEAAEEKLKARIATAAGRAGIQAEIRQIDRRKAGALDAGLYKLAEEVAAAFGEETAWLDSIGGHDSISMAAVTKAIVINVPSVGGVIHHPNEFTTPEDRVFGVEVLTAMLWRFCVDGNVLEV from the coding sequence ATGCTTGAATCCGTGCGGAAAACCGCTGCTCGTCCCGTGGTGGATGGCGAAGCGCATAACAGGCTTATGCAGGAGGTGTCGGCCTTCGGTGGCGGGCCGGACGGCGCGATGACCCGCCTGACGCTGTCGAAGGAAGATGGACAGGCGCGCGACTGGCTTGCCGAGTGGATGCGAAAGGCTGGCCTTCGCGTCGAGGTCGACGCAATCGGCAACATGTATGGCTTCCTCGATTGGGCAGGGCCCGATGCGCCTGCGATCATGACCGGCTCCCACATCGACAGTCAGCCGAACGGCGGTCGCTTCGACGGCGCCTATGGCGTGATCGCTGCCTGCAGTGCGGTGGAGGCGATCCAGAAGGCTGTGGCGGAGACCGGGGTTCGGCCGAAGGCAAACTTCATCATCGTCAACTGGACCAACGAGGAAGGCGCGCGCTTCCAGCCCAGCTTGTTGGGCAGCGGCGTCAATTCGGGCGAACACACGCTCGAATTCGCGTTGAGCCGTAAGGATGGCAATGGCGTCAGCGTTGCCGAGGCCCTAAGGGCGATCGGCTATGACGGCAGCTATGGCAAGGTCATTCCCGATGCGCTGATCGAACTGCATATCGAGGGCGGCCCAACTCTTGAGAAATCGGGAAAGCGATTTGCCGCCATCGACCGGTACTGGGGGGCCACCAAATATCGCGTCGCCTTCGTCGGGCGTCAGGCCCATACCGGGCCGACTCCCATGGCGGAGCGCCGCGACGCGTTGCTGGGCGCGGCTTACCTCATCGCCGACATTCGGGCGATTGCCGACGAGGCCGGCGTCGAGCTGCACACATCTGTTGGCCGGCTGGAAGTCTATCCGAATTCACCCAACGTGGTCCCGGCGGAGGCGGTGCTCTCGATCGAACTGCGCTCGGCCGATCCGCAGATACTTGAAGCGGCCGAGGAGAAGCTGAAAGCGCGCATCGCGACCGCGGCCGGGCGGGCCGGGATACAGGCGGAGATTCGTCAGATCGATCGCCGCAAGGCCGGCGCGCTCGACGCCGGACTGTACAAGCTCGCCGAGGAGGTCGCGGCCGCTTTTGGCGAGGAGACAGCATGGCTGGACTCGATCGGCGGGCACGACTCGATCAGCATGGCGGCCGTCACCAAGGCCATTGTCATCAATGTGCCAAGTGTCGGCGGGGTCATCCACCATCCGAACGAGTTCACCACGCCGGAGGACCGGGTCTTCGGTGTCGAGGTTCTGACGGCAATGCTGTGGCGCTTCTGCGTCGATGGCAACGTGCTTGAAGTCTGA
- a CDS encoding phosphotransferase family protein: MDHLGEGWRTGCMDDLRDLDVMTRVLELKARIHAGPAMIATWSIFDRLRTFDDARRQAGVEGPDDLWWMLDAVADIEQAIDAAGIDVRPSHGDGLASNIMLGPDGAVMLVDFDEARNTDPFYEIGCLLNEAFAFDDEMAPALEQFEGSFRPQTLSRCRLYGIADDLTWAIWALTMDATSTRGGVEFLKYANWRLLRCRQALLHPDLELKLRTL, from the coding sequence ATGGACCATCTCGGCGAAGGGTGGCGCACCGGCTGTATGGACGACCTGCGCGACCTCGACGTGATGACGCGGGTCCTGGAACTCAAGGCGCGGATCCATGCCGGACCTGCCATGATCGCGACATGGAGCATATTCGATCGCCTGCGCACATTCGATGATGCCAGGCGCCAGGCCGGCGTCGAGGGACCGGACGACCTGTGGTGGATGCTCGATGCCGTCGCTGATATCGAGCAGGCGATCGATGCGGCGGGCATCGATGTGCGGCCAAGCCATGGCGACGGTCTTGCCTCGAACATCATGCTTGGCCCGGATGGCGCTGTGATGCTCGTGGACTTCGACGAGGCGCGCAACACCGACCCGTTCTACGAGATTGGCTGCCTGCTGAACGAGGCCTTTGCCTTCGATGACGAGATGGCACCCGCGCTCGAGCAATTCGAAGGCTCGTTTCGGCCGCAGACGCTCTCCCGTTGCCGGCTCTATGGCATCGCCGACGACCTCACCTGGGCAATATGGGCGCTGACGATGGACGCGACGTCGACACGCGGCGGAGTGGAATTTCTGAAATACGCGAACTGGCGCCTGCTGCGCTGCCGTCAGGCGCTGCTGCATCCGGATCTCGAACTTAAGCTGCGGACACTGTGA
- a CDS encoding choline kinase family protein, whose amino-acid sequence MVTKRLGEAETAAEREIETALAQVAAWKGDDLRYAPVHGGISNSNWRIWVGDSSRSYFVKMPGHGTEMFIDRKAAAQASKRAEKLGIGPTTYDHLEDRDIEIADFIEGRRPCTNRDFLERDARAAAVGLYRIFNNSGHLDLTKTIFDMIDEHVEQVRELGGAFPADFAWLHKQYRLARAALEASGIDLVPCFNDPMPGNFLIADDRSIMLIDYEYASNNDRCYDLGIWCGEMFFTDAIENEVLEEYFGSVSPQMKARLIVHRALADIKWSTWAMVQRVVSSLDFDFYKYGAWKHMRARSVMHDPRWVDYLRAV is encoded by the coding sequence ATGGTGACGAAACGTCTGGGCGAAGCCGAAACCGCGGCCGAGCGCGAGATCGAAACTGCGCTTGCACAAGTTGCTGCTTGGAAAGGTGATGACCTGCGCTACGCTCCGGTGCACGGAGGCATCAGCAACTCGAACTGGCGTATCTGGGTAGGCGATTCCTCGCGCAGTTACTTCGTCAAGATGCCAGGCCACGGCACCGAGATGTTCATCGATCGCAAGGCCGCCGCACAGGCCAGCAAACGCGCGGAGAAGCTGGGCATCGGCCCCACGACATACGATCATCTCGAAGATCGGGATATCGAGATTGCCGACTTCATCGAAGGCCGCCGGCCGTGCACCAATCGCGACTTCCTGGAGCGTGACGCACGAGCGGCTGCGGTCGGCCTCTACCGCATCTTCAACAATTCCGGCCATCTCGATCTGACCAAGACAATTTTCGACATGATCGACGAGCATGTTGAGCAGGTACGGGAACTGGGCGGTGCCTTTCCGGCCGATTTTGCCTGGTTGCATAAACAATACAGGCTGGCGCGTGCGGCACTTGAGGCATCCGGCATCGATCTCGTGCCCTGCTTCAACGATCCCATGCCGGGCAATTTTCTGATCGCCGACGACCGGTCGATCATGCTCATCGACTACGAATATGCGTCCAACAACGACCGCTGCTACGATCTCGGTATCTGGTGCGGCGAGATGTTCTTTACCGATGCGATCGAAAACGAGGTGCTTGAAGAATATTTTGGCTCGGTCAGCCCGCAGATGAAGGCCCGCCTGATCGTCCATCGTGCGCTGGCCGACATAAAATGGTCGACCTGGGCAATGGTGCAGCGCGTCGTCTCCTCGCTCGATTTCGATTTCTACAAATACGGCGCCTGGAAGCACATGCGCGCGAGATCGGTGATGCACGATCCGCGCTGGGTCGATTACCTGCGCGCTGTCTGA
- a CDS encoding amidase, whose translation MSAWKLSAVELLDAYRSRTLSPVEAMRSTLERNEAVNPLINALFEVRGEAAMDQARASEARWSKGEPAGPLDGIPVTIKDSVAAEGWKYWRGTKARIGTVSDHDAPPTARLKDAGAIIFGKSTMPDFGLLASGVSSAHGVTRNPWDRSKNTGGSSSGAAAAVAAGVGSLTIGSDLGGSIRLPAAQCGLFGHKPTTGLVPHTPVSSLRVAGPLTRTVADAALLLSVVSRPDVRTSEPGGPTTSSVSPLSPEGLRLGLLLDMGYGPKVEDEVAQIVEDAARLIAAQGASLSNIAPPIDFDVSRDFDRLFSVRAAMERDELAPEKRVETIDFIGRYCDFGDAVSAKDYLQSATNMEKAKAQYAAGLSAYDFVLAPVLPMAGFDADVTGPNLDRPTVHVNFTAMVNQVGWPAASICCGFTRSGLPVGLQIIAAKGRDEAILGLAAYFETLRGFDYRFPDI comes from the coding sequence ATGAGCGCCTGGAAACTGTCTGCTGTCGAGTTGCTCGATGCCTACCGCAGCCGGACTCTTTCCCCCGTCGAAGCTATGCGCTCGACGCTTGAGCGAAACGAGGCCGTCAATCCCCTTATCAACGCGCTCTTCGAGGTCAGGGGCGAGGCCGCGATGGACCAGGCACGAGCATCCGAAGCGCGCTGGTCCAAAGGCGAGCCGGCCGGGCCACTCGATGGAATACCGGTCACGATCAAGGACAGCGTCGCGGCCGAGGGCTGGAAATACTGGCGCGGCACCAAGGCGCGCATCGGGACGGTGTCGGATCACGACGCGCCGCCGACCGCGCGGCTGAAGGATGCCGGTGCGATCATCTTCGGCAAGTCGACGATGCCCGATTTCGGGCTTCTGGCCTCGGGTGTCAGCTCGGCCCATGGAGTCACCCGTAATCCTTGGGACAGATCGAAAAACACCGGCGGCTCCTCCAGCGGTGCGGCGGCCGCAGTGGCAGCCGGGGTAGGTTCGCTCACGATCGGCTCGGATCTCGGCGGCTCGATCCGTCTGCCCGCGGCACAATGCGGACTGTTCGGCCACAAGCCAACGACCGGTCTGGTGCCGCACACGCCGGTCAGCAGCCTGCGCGTCGCCGGCCCCCTCACCCGCACCGTTGCCGATGCCGCACTGCTGCTTTCGGTAGTCAGCCGGCCGGATGTTCGCACCAGCGAGCCCGGCGGCCCGACGACATCGTCGGTGTCACCGCTTTCGCCCGAGGGCTTGCGGCTCGGTCTGCTTCTCGACATGGGCTACGGCCCGAAGGTCGAGGATGAGGTGGCGCAGATCGTCGAAGACGCGGCCCGGCTCATCGCCGCGCAAGGTGCATCGCTCTCAAACATCGCGCCCCCGATCGACTTCGACGTTTCGAGAGATTTCGACCGCCTCTTCTCCGTTCGCGCGGCGATGGAACGCGACGAACTGGCGCCGGAGAAACGCGTGGAGACGATCGATTTCATCGGCCGCTATTGCGATTTCGGCGATGCGGTTTCGGCCAAGGACTACCTGCAATCCGCCACCAACATGGAGAAGGCGAAGGCGCAATATGCGGCCGGACTGTCGGCTTACGACTTCGTGCTGGCTCCGGTCTTGCCGATGGCCGGCTTTGACGCCGATGTGACGGGTCCGAACCTTGACCGGCCTACGGTGCACGTCAATTTCACGGCGATGGTGAACCAGGTCGGCTGGCCTGCGGCGTCGATTTGCTGCGGCTTTACCCGGAGCGGACTGCCGGTCGGCCTGCAGATCATCGCTGCGAAGGGGCGTGACGAGGCGATCCTTGGCCTGGCCGCATATTTCGAGACGCTGCGCGGCTTCGACTACCGGTTCCCGGATATATGA
- a CDS encoding phosphotransferase family protein gives MADNFGSTEARLARAMANTSQFSGATVLSATTIPAIAMPMHMGLDAVSCLVAGADGTPLAFAKTFRDGALDPFTFEGAAEAARRAGAIGIGPTLLGHDVAERVLFLTPAVPDWHMVLAREAQRKDTKAAIAAAKKLWHSQPLLGVDLSVFDLARIFTEKLKPHIEEGAADPLPFKGSIPFAAMCDWIEHIEVAFRAAGSDRVPIHGENTVSNILANERGEVLLVDFDRAVDADPLFDLGGLMHDLCREDRERMELVEMYAGRPDERILARMKLYSLVDDFVWGCWALLSELDGRRGGPEYYKYGNNRFVRLGFHLQIFDVPNLLLKI, from the coding sequence GTGGCAGATAATTTCGGATCCACCGAGGCGCGGCTGGCGCGCGCCATGGCAAATACCTCGCAGTTTTCGGGTGCGACGGTGCTGTCCGCGACGACCATTCCGGCGATTGCGATGCCGATGCATATGGGGCTCGACGCCGTCTCCTGTCTGGTCGCCGGTGCGGACGGCACGCCGCTCGCCTTCGCCAAGACCTTTCGCGACGGCGCGCTCGATCCCTTTACTTTCGAGGGCGCCGCGGAGGCTGCGCGGAGAGCGGGCGCCATCGGAATTGGCCCAACTCTCCTGGGTCACGACGTCGCCGAACGCGTCCTGTTTCTTACGCCAGCCGTTCCGGACTGGCATATGGTCCTGGCGCGCGAGGCTCAGCGCAAGGACACCAAGGCGGCAATTGCGGCTGCAAAGAAGCTTTGGCACAGCCAGCCATTGCTTGGTGTCGACTTGTCAGTCTTCGATCTGGCGAGAATCTTTACTGAAAAGCTGAAGCCGCACATCGAGGAGGGGGCCGCCGATCCGCTTCCGTTCAAGGGCAGCATCCCCTTCGCGGCCATGTGTGACTGGATCGAGCATATCGAGGTGGCATTCAGGGCCGCCGGCAGCGACCGTGTGCCGATCCATGGCGAGAACACGGTGTCGAACATCCTGGCGAATGAACGCGGCGAGGTTCTGCTTGTCGATTTCGACCGCGCGGTCGACGCCGACCCGCTCTTCGATCTCGGCGGTCTGATGCACGACCTGTGCCGCGAGGATCGCGAGCGGATGGAACTCGTCGAGATGTATGCCGGACGGCCTGACGAACGCATCCTTGCGCGCATGAAGCTTTACAGCCTGGTCGACGATTTCGTCTGGGGCTGCTGGGCGCTGCTGTCCGAGCTCGACGGCAGGCGAGGCGGGCCGGAATACTACAAATATGGCAACAACCGCTTCGTGCGCCTCGGCTTTCATCTGCAGATTTTCGACGTTCCGAACCTTCTCCTCAAGATCTAG
- a CDS encoding choline kinase family protein, whose amino-acid sequence MSTIAIEAAIAKVDFLAGQPLRVERIAAGITNLNWRLTHADNGEVFFLKIHGPGTESFIDRKVAHEAALKVGSTGVGPQLLFYDPVDGIEIYEYLHGFKSCSVRDTQHPTIRENIIRAYKQVHSTQQLAIAKDGFAQLDQHLARLRTMGAEFPHDFEHMLWQRERAERAVRASGIDYVACFNDGYVSNYMFDDRLDVKIIDWEYAANNDPYWDLTMFSWENFFYDPKNRREVIEIYEGHYREDIAARLHLYTGVASVVWGLWATYQSMTSSIPFDFGKYADLIFARGRLAMLMPEWDIALSSV is encoded by the coding sequence ATGAGCACGATCGCCATCGAAGCTGCCATCGCCAAGGTCGATTTCCTCGCGGGCCAGCCGCTCAGGGTGGAGCGCATAGCCGCCGGGATCACCAATCTAAACTGGCGACTGACCCATGCGGACAATGGCGAGGTCTTCTTTCTGAAGATCCATGGGCCCGGCACGGAGAGCTTCATCGATCGCAAGGTGGCGCACGAAGCCGCTCTCAAGGTTGGTTCGACCGGTGTCGGGCCCCAACTGTTGTTTTACGATCCGGTCGACGGGATCGAGATCTACGAATACCTGCATGGCTTCAAGAGCTGCAGCGTTCGCGACACGCAGCACCCGACAATTCGCGAGAACATCATTCGCGCCTACAAGCAGGTGCATTCCACCCAGCAGCTTGCGATCGCGAAGGATGGGTTCGCGCAACTGGACCAGCACCTGGCGCGGCTGCGCACGATGGGCGCGGAGTTTCCCCATGACTTCGAACACATGCTGTGGCAGCGCGAGCGGGCGGAGCGCGCCGTGCGCGCCTCGGGAATCGACTATGTCGCCTGCTTCAACGACGGCTATGTGTCGAACTACATGTTCGACGATCGTCTCGACGTGAAGATCATCGACTGGGAATATGCTGCCAACAACGATCCCTACTGGGACCTCACGATGTTCAGTTGGGAGAACTTCTTCTATGACCCCAAGAACCGTCGCGAGGTGATCGAGATATATGAGGGGCACTATCGCGAGGACATTGCCGCGCGCCTGCATCTCTATACCGGCGTGGCGAGTGTCGTCTGGGGCCTATGGGCGACATATCAGAGCATGACATCGTCGATCCCGTTCGATTTCGGCAAGTATGCCGATCTCATCTTTGCCCGCGGGCGCCTGGCAATGCTGATGCCTGAATGGGACATCGCACTGTCCTCGGTGTAG